In one Staphylococcus lutrae genomic region, the following are encoded:
- a CDS encoding DedA family protein, producing MEQLITSFIAQWGYVAIFILILLENILPVVPSEIILTFAGLMSIKSGLSIPVLFLISTIASLMGLLILYYICRLINENSIYRFVDRHGKWFKLKGKDIQRANDWFKRYGAWAVLLCRFIPVLRVLITIPAGINKMNVVQFMTLSIIGTTIWNFALILLGRVLSNRFDALMAGLHTYASIMYVIIGIVILYIIFKLFYKKRKNVQ from the coding sequence ATGGAACAATTGATTACAAGCTTTATCGCTCAATGGGGCTATGTCGCTATCTTCATTCTCATCCTATTAGAAAATATATTACCTGTCGTCCCTTCTGAAATTATTTTAACCTTTGCCGGTTTGATGTCTATTAAATCCGGGTTGTCGATTCCCGTTCTATTTCTCATTTCCACAATCGCATCACTGATGGGGCTCCTCATTTTATATTATATTTGTCGCTTGATTAACGAAAACAGCATTTACCGTTTTGTGGATCGACACGGTAAATGGTTCAAACTTAAAGGGAAAGATATCCAACGTGCCAATGACTGGTTCAAACGTTATGGGGCGTGGGCCGTGTTATTATGCCGATTTATTCCCGTACTTCGTGTACTCATTACAATTCCTGCCGGGATCAATAAAATGAATGTGGTTCAATTTATGACCTTATCGATCATCGGTACAACAATTTGGAACTTTGCTCTAATATTGTTAGGGCGCGTATTAAGCAATCGCTTTGACGCCTTAATGGCCGGCTTACACACATACGCGAGTATCATGTATGTCATCATCGGCATTGTTATTTTATACATCATCTTTAAACTGTTTTATAAAAAAAGAAAAAATGTCCAATAA
- a CDS encoding response regulator transcription factor, translating to MKSTLLVIEDDDAILHLIDVALTMDYYKVITAKSGKEADFRLRTEQPDIILLDLGLPDIDGLALIQQFRDFVDIPIIVISARTEEHTIVSALDHGANDYMTKPFNIDELRARIRVAERMSKSIENSQSHFKNGPLMIDFNAKAVYIHEQEVHLTPNEYELLVILSQHVGKILTYSVLLKALYGYVNKTEMAALRVHMASLRKKLNDTKNNDASPKLMMTHPRIGYRMQRLD from the coding sequence ATGAAATCAACATTATTAGTCATTGAAGATGATGATGCCATTTTACATTTAATCGATGTGGCGTTGACGATGGATTACTATAAAGTGATTACCGCAAAATCAGGAAAAGAAGCGGATTTTCGTTTAAGAACGGAACAGCCTGATATTATTTTACTTGATTTAGGATTACCGGATATTGATGGTTTAGCTTTGATTCAGCAGTTTAGGGATTTTGTTGATATCCCAATTATTGTGATTAGTGCACGTACAGAAGAACATACGATCGTCAGTGCTTTAGATCATGGCGCGAATGATTATATGACGAAACCATTTAATATTGATGAATTACGGGCACGTATTAGAGTCGCGGAACGCATGTCAAAATCAATAGAAAATAGCCAAAGTCATTTTAAAAATGGGCCACTGATGATTGATTTCAATGCAAAAGCAGTTTATATTCATGAGCAAGAAGTACATTTAACGCCGAACGAGTATGAGTTATTAGTGATATTAAGTCAACATGTGGGTAAGATATTGACCTATTCCGTCTTGTTAAAGGCGCTATATGGTTATGTAAATAAAACGGAAATGGCCGCATTACGTGTGCATATGGCTTCGTTACGTAAGAAGTTGAATGATACGAAAAACAACGATGCGTCTCCTAAATTGATGATGACCCATCCTAGAATTGGCTATCGCATGCAACGTCTCGATTAA
- a CDS encoding sensor histidine kinase: MESAYKKRGKLTIYLGYSPGVGKTYEMLSNGIDLYKEGADIKIGYIEPHQRPETRALAQKLPEIMTSSRQFGSHTFQYIDVDKIIEAHPDVILIDELAHTNISKERHLKRYMDIEEILSHGIDVWTTLNIQHIESLSGQITLMTGIQVTERVPDQFVISADAYEVVDVSPDMLIQRMKAGKVYKKERLETAFSHFFTYENLTELRELTLRTVADIMSQKEQQYKTKHTDITPHIAVAVSGSIYNERVIREARRTAYKENAKLTAVYIDVFETAAESKKQDHYVHKNLMLAQSLGAEIKIFYAQDIAKALTEWCDKAFVTKLVLGQSEKPRWKGYFKKSLIDQMNHMPHHFKLEIVPLHDIHIENMAQTTKQNKMSSTRWSMDVIKMVMIQALCVLIGTWVYNMDKNESSAMILLMFFIGIIVLSIWTQSYLIGFFASILNVFVFNYFFTVPRFTLEMYRFEYPITFATSIFASIFTSAILKNLKHQHLLTERQLYRTNMMLHFNQSIKESYSMMKLLKIAGEQIHQLLNQDVTVFLIQQKKVTESYTFGSGALSNANPHEETETLGWVIENEVRAGKLTDTFPGSPYLCIPIGTVPVKGVISIRFNEEDYIDTYDNSILESMLNDVTLAIENVDLLRQTRQSMLRAEREATRSNFLHSISHDIRTPLTTIMGNLDMLKYHNRHLSEAAVDSLLSASYDEAQYLYTLVTNILSLTKLESAEIQIQRSPYLVEELLEEFEEGLERRHQNQKVKIKYDAPLALIDIDSQLILQVLFNLVDNALLHAESKSDILLNVYQVDHKVKFEMIDFGKGIPEEKRQLIFNPFYSEDDFKDNQKDSLGLGLYLIQRILQQHESQLKYQPNTPKGSIFYFYLDANQIEMGG, from the coding sequence ATGGAAAGTGCGTATAAAAAAAGAGGGAAACTGACCATTTATTTAGGCTATAGCCCAGGTGTCGGTAAAACATATGAAATGTTGTCAAATGGAATTGACCTGTATAAAGAAGGGGCGGATATAAAAATTGGTTATATCGAGCCACATCAGCGTCCTGAGACCCGTGCACTTGCTCAAAAATTACCGGAAATTATGACCTCTAGCCGTCAATTTGGAAGTCATACGTTTCAATATATTGATGTCGATAAAATTATTGAAGCGCATCCGGATGTCATCTTAATTGATGAATTGGCGCATACGAACATTTCAAAAGAGCGTCATTTAAAACGTTATATGGATATCGAAGAGATTTTGTCACATGGGATAGATGTTTGGACGACGTTGAACATTCAACATATCGAAAGCTTAAGTGGACAGATTACTTTAATGACAGGGATTCAAGTGACAGAGCGGGTACCGGATCAATTTGTTATTTCTGCAGATGCTTATGAAGTAGTGGATGTTTCACCGGATATGTTGATTCAACGTATGAAAGCTGGGAAAGTCTATAAGAAAGAACGCTTGGAAACCGCCTTTTCTCATTTTTTCACCTATGAAAATTTGACTGAACTGCGTGAACTGACACTGAGAACCGTTGCGGATATCATGAGTCAAAAAGAGCAACAATATAAGACGAAACATACAGATATCACGCCACATATCGCAGTAGCGGTGAGCGGTAGTATTTATAACGAGCGGGTGATTCGTGAAGCGCGACGAACGGCTTACAAAGAAAATGCAAAGTTAACGGCAGTGTATATAGATGTGTTCGAAACGGCAGCTGAAAGTAAAAAACAAGATCATTACGTTCACAAAAACTTGATGTTGGCACAGTCTTTAGGCGCAGAAATTAAAATCTTCTATGCGCAAGATATTGCGAAAGCTTTGACCGAATGGTGTGACAAGGCCTTTGTGACTAAATTGGTACTCGGCCAATCAGAAAAGCCGCGTTGGAAAGGGTATTTTAAGAAATCGCTGATTGATCAAATGAATCACATGCCCCATCACTTTAAATTAGAAATTGTGCCATTGCATGATATTCACATCGAAAATATGGCACAAACCACAAAACAAAATAAGATGTCGTCTACCCGTTGGTCTATGGACGTGATCAAAATGGTCATGATTCAAGCGCTGTGTGTGCTCATTGGGACGTGGGTCTACAATATGGATAAGAATGAGTCGAGTGCCATGATTCTACTGATGTTTTTTATCGGTATTATTGTCCTTTCGATCTGGACACAATCCTATCTTATTGGATTTTTCGCGTCGATTCTCAATGTGTTTGTCTTTAACTATTTCTTTACTGTACCGAGATTCACTTTGGAAATGTATCGTTTTGAATACCCGATTACTTTTGCGACCAGCATCTTTGCGAGTATTTTTACGAGTGCTATTTTGAAAAACTTGAAGCATCAGCATTTGTTAACAGAACGTCAATTGTATCGGACGAATATGATGTTACATTTCAATCAATCGATTAAAGAATCTTATTCAATGATGAAATTATTGAAAATTGCGGGAGAACAAATTCATCAACTGTTAAATCAAGACGTCACGGTATTTTTGATTCAGCAAAAAAAGGTGACTGAATCGTATACTTTCGGGAGTGGTGCGCTTTCCAATGCCAACCCACATGAAGAAACAGAAACACTCGGTTGGGTCATTGAAAATGAGGTTCGCGCAGGTAAGCTGACGGATACTTTTCCTGGGAGCCCTTATTTGTGTATTCCTATCGGTACGGTGCCCGTTAAAGGGGTGATTTCAATTCGATTTAATGAAGAGGATTACATTGATACGTATGATAATTCTATTTTAGAGTCGATGTTGAATGATGTGACGTTGGCCATTGAGAACGTCGATTTGTTAAGACAGACGAGACAGTCCATGTTGAGAGCGGAAAGAGAAGCGACACGGTCGAATTTCTTGCATTCCATCTCTCATGATATTCGAACGCCATTAACGACAATTATGGGGAATTTGGATATGTTGAAATATCACAACCGACATCTCAGTGAAGCGGCAGTTGATTCACTATTGTCTGCCTCTTACGATGAAGCACAATATCTCTATACGCTGGTGACGAATATTTTGTCGTTAACGAAATTAGAAAGCGCAGAGATCCAAATTCAACGGAGTCCCTATTTGGTTGAGGAGCTGCTGGAAGAGTTTGAAGAAGGACTGGAACGTCGGCATCAGAATCAAAAGGTGAAAATAAAATATGATGCGCCCCTCGCTTTGATTGATATCGATAGTCAATTAATTTTACAAGTGTTATTTAATCTCGTTGATAATGCACTGCTACATGCAGAATCAAAATCTGATATTCTGCTTAATGTGTATCAAGTCGACCATAAAGTAAAGTTTGAAATGATTGATTTTGGAAAAGGGATACCTGAAGAAAAACGGCAACTTATTTTTAATCCGTTTTATTCAGAGGATGATTTTAAAGATAATCAAAAAGATAGTTTAGGATTAGGGTTATACTTAATTCAACGTATTTTGCAGCAACATGAAAGTCAACTGAAATATCAGCCGAATACGCCGAAAGGAAGTATTTTCTATTTTTACTTAGATGCCAATCAAATCGAAATGGGGGGCTGA
- the kdpA gene encoding potassium-transporting ATPase subunit KdpA — MSIVIFLLVFIALSLILSRYLYSVTLTTPSRTDVIFNPIEKMIYRIIGLKIVHMSGKTYLKHFLWFNGLMGGLSFLILIIQQWLFLNPNHISNQPISLAFNTMASFMTNTDLQHYAGETGLSQLSQMCVITFLMFTSSASGYAVCIAMLRRLTGVTDVIGNFYQDLTRFIIRVLIPFSFLISLFLVSQGVPQTLSGQFVIDTLSGVKQTIAVGPIASLESIKHLGTNGGGFLGANASAPFENPTYVTNFVESLSMMLIPGALVFLFGRMLKTKKQIHSHATMIFIAMFLLFVGFLVLCLSFETAGNPVLHHLGIEGGNMEGKETRFGIPLSALFTTITTAFTTGSINNMHDSLTPLGGMVPLILMMLNAVFGGEGVGLMNMLIYVMLTVFICSLMIGKTPSYLGMKIEGKEMKLIALSFLLHPLFILSFSALAFVVPGASDAITNPQFHGVSQVLYEYSSSAANNGSGFEGLKDNTVFWNISTAIVMLLARYIPIILQILIVSSLVNKKAYQHSAQDVPMNNLSFSIILIIFILLLSGLTFLPDLMLGPIGEQLLLHS, encoded by the coding sequence ATGAGTATTGTTATATTTTTGCTTGTATTTATCGCTCTCTCATTGATATTGAGTCGATATTTATATTCTGTCACTTTAACGACACCCTCTAGGACAGATGTGATTTTTAATCCAATAGAGAAAATGATTTATCGTATCATTGGTTTAAAAATAGTGCATATGTCAGGAAAAACATATTTAAAGCACTTTTTATGGTTTAACGGGCTAATGGGTGGCCTTTCATTTTTAATACTTATAATCCAACAATGGTTGTTTTTAAATCCAAACCATATTTCAAATCAGCCCATATCTTTAGCATTCAACACGATGGCATCCTTTATGACCAACACCGATTTACAGCATTATGCAGGTGAGACAGGTTTGAGTCAATTATCACAGATGTGCGTCATTACTTTCTTGATGTTCACGTCATCGGCTTCTGGGTATGCCGTATGCATCGCCATGTTAAGACGATTGACTGGTGTGACTGATGTGATAGGCAATTTCTACCAAGACTTAACACGCTTTATTATACGTGTATTGATACCATTCTCATTTCTCATCAGTCTATTTTTAGTGAGTCAAGGGGTACCACAGACGTTGAGCGGTCAATTCGTGATTGATACGTTATCAGGGGTAAAGCAAACGATTGCGGTTGGACCTATCGCTTCACTGGAATCCATTAAACACTTAGGTACAAATGGGGGTGGCTTCTTAGGCGCCAATGCATCCGCACCGTTTGAAAATCCAACGTATGTGACTAACTTTGTTGAATCATTGAGTATGATGCTCATCCCCGGTGCCTTAGTTTTCTTATTCGGTAGAATGTTAAAAACCAAAAAACAAATCCATTCACATGCGACGATGATCTTCATTGCGATGTTTCTTTTGTTTGTCGGATTTTTAGTTCTATGCCTGTCCTTTGAAACTGCAGGCAACCCTGTTTTACATCATTTAGGTATTGAAGGTGGCAATATGGAAGGTAAAGAAACGCGTTTCGGCATCCCTTTATCTGCCTTATTCACAACCATTACGACCGCCTTTACAACAGGGTCTATCAACAATATGCACGACAGTCTGACACCACTTGGCGGCATGGTGCCATTGATATTGATGATGTTGAATGCCGTCTTCGGTGGTGAAGGCGTTGGCTTAATGAATATGTTGATTTATGTCATGTTGACCGTCTTTATCTGTAGCTTGATGATCGGAAAAACACCGAGTTATTTAGGAATGAAAATTGAAGGTAAAGAGATGAAACTGATTGCGTTGTCATTTTTGTTGCACCCCTTATTCATTTTATCGTTCTCAGCACTTGCTTTTGTCGTACCCGGGGCATCAGACGCAATCACGAACCCGCAATTTCATGGTGTTTCTCAAGTCCTGTATGAATATTCATCATCAGCGGCCAACAACGGTTCTGGTTTCGAAGGATTAAAAGACAATACGGTATTTTGGAACATTTCAACAGCCATCGTCATGTTGCTCGCACGTTATATTCCGATTATTTTACAAATCTTAATCGTGTCGAGCTTAGTAAACAAGAAGGCCTACCAGCATTCTGCACAAGATGTTCCGATGAATAACCTTAGCTTCAGTATTATCTTAATCATCTTTATCCTCCTATTGAGTGGATTAACGTTTTTACCAGACTTAATGCTTGGACCAATAGGAGAACAACTTTTGCTACATTCTTAA
- a CDS encoding K(+)-transporting ATPase subunit B, with amino-acid sequence MTETPKIFESHLVKQALKESVLKLNPIAMLKNPIMFVVLVGAGLSLLLTCFPQLLNHESESRIYTFSVFIILLLTLIFANFSEALAEGRGKAQANALRQTQIEMKARRIKSDGSYEVIDASALKKGDIVRVETGEQIPNDGKVIKGLATVDESAITGESAPVIKESGGDFNHVIGGTSVASDWLEVEITSEPGHSFLDKMIRLVEGATRKKTPNEMALFTLLMTLTIIFLMVILTLYPLATFLRFHLSITMLIALTVCLIPTTIGGLLSAIGIAGMNRVTQFNILAKSGRSVETCGDVNVLILDKTGTITYGNRMADAFIPVATSRFERLVQAAYESSITDDTPEGRSIVQLANKQGIPLSQETGEYIPFTAETRMSGVKFKNREVYKGAPNSMIKRIKEAGGTIPNDLDDHVKDVSKKGGTPLVVIENNEILGVIYLKDVIKEGLVARFREMREMGIETVMCTGDNALTAATIAKEAGVDRFIAECKPEDKINVIREEQAKGHIVAMTGDGTNDAPALAEANVGLAMNSGTMSAKEAANLIDLDSNPTKLVEVVLIGKQLLMTRGALTTFSIANDIAKYFAILPAMLTSAMPAMNQLNIMHLHSPESAVLSALIFNAFIIVVLIPLAMKGVKFKGASTQTILIKNMLVYGLGGMIVPFIGIKLIDLIIQYFV; translated from the coding sequence ATGACTGAAACCCCTAAAATATTCGAATCACACTTAGTGAAGCAAGCTTTGAAAGAAAGTGTGTTAAAGCTAAACCCTATCGCTATGCTGAAAAACCCGATTATGTTCGTTGTTCTCGTCGGCGCAGGGCTCTCTTTACTCTTAACTTGCTTTCCTCAATTATTGAATCATGAAAGTGAATCACGCATCTATACATTTAGCGTTTTCATTATTTTGTTATTAACATTAATCTTTGCAAACTTTTCAGAAGCTTTGGCAGAAGGACGTGGCAAAGCACAGGCCAACGCTTTACGACAAACACAGATTGAAATGAAAGCGCGACGAATCAAATCAGACGGCAGTTATGAAGTGATTGACGCCAGTGCATTAAAAAAAGGTGATATCGTCCGTGTCGAAACAGGCGAACAAATTCCGAATGATGGTAAAGTCATCAAAGGACTTGCGACCGTTGATGAATCCGCCATTACAGGAGAATCTGCACCTGTAATTAAAGAAAGCGGCGGAGATTTTAATCATGTCATCGGTGGGACTTCTGTCGCTTCAGACTGGTTAGAAGTTGAGATCACATCAGAACCCGGTCACTCTTTTTTAGATAAAATGATTCGTTTAGTTGAAGGTGCGACAAGAAAGAAAACACCTAATGAAATGGCATTATTCACCTTATTAATGACCCTTACCATTATTTTTTTAATGGTGATATTGACCCTATATCCGTTAGCAACATTTCTGCGATTCCATTTATCAATAACGATGTTGATTGCTTTGACTGTATGCTTAATTCCGACAACAATTGGGGGCCTATTGTCCGCAATTGGCATTGCAGGCATGAATCGTGTCACACAGTTCAATATTTTAGCGAAAAGCGGCCGTTCAGTAGAAACGTGTGGAGATGTCAACGTCCTTATTTTAGATAAAACGGGCACAATTACGTACGGTAACCGTATGGCAGATGCATTCATTCCCGTCGCAACATCTCGCTTTGAACGATTAGTTCAAGCCGCATACGAAAGTTCTATCACAGATGACACACCGGAAGGACGAAGTATTGTTCAATTAGCCAACAAACAAGGGATTCCCTTATCACAAGAGACTGGCGAATATATTCCCTTTACCGCTGAAACACGTATGAGTGGTGTTAAATTTAAAAACCGAGAAGTGTATAAAGGCGCACCGAATAGCATGATTAAACGTATAAAAGAAGCGGGTGGTACGATTCCTAACGACTTAGATGACCACGTGAAAGACGTCTCTAAAAAAGGCGGAACCCCACTCGTCGTGATTGAAAACAATGAAATATTAGGTGTCATTTATTTAAAGGATGTCATTAAAGAAGGCTTAGTCGCACGTTTTCGTGAAATGCGTGAAATGGGAATTGAAACGGTAATGTGTACCGGAGACAATGCTTTAACAGCGGCGACAATTGCGAAAGAAGCCGGTGTCGATCGATTTATCGCAGAATGTAAACCTGAAGATAAAATCAATGTCATTCGAGAAGAACAAGCCAAAGGACATATCGTCGCAATGACCGGCGATGGTACAAACGATGCCCCTGCATTAGCAGAAGCAAATGTCGGGTTAGCAATGAACTCGGGTACAATGAGCGCGAAGGAAGCGGCTAATTTAATTGATCTAGATTCAAACCCTACCAAATTAGTAGAGGTCGTCTTAATCGGCAAACAATTATTAATGACCCGTGGGGCACTCACAACATTCAGTATTGCCAATGACATCGCAAAATATTTTGCGATCTTACCCGCAATGTTGACGTCAGCGATGCCCGCCATGAATCAGTTGAATATCATGCATCTGCATTCGCCCGAGTCTGCCGTATTATCAGCGTTAATTTTCAACGCATTCATTATTGTCGTACTCATCCCGCTTGCGATGAAAGGCGTCAAGTTTAAAGGCGCTTCTACACAAACGATTCTTATCAAAAATATGCTCGTATACGGATTAGGCGGTATGATTGTACCCTTTATCGGTATCAAACTAATCGATCTCATCATACAATATTTTGTTTAA
- the kdpC gene encoding K(+)-transporting ATPase subunit C, whose translation MQTIRKSFGLLLIMFVLCGLIFPLAVTAAGQILFHDQANGSLLKVGDKVVGSKQIGQQWTDPKYFHGRISAVNYNMNAEEIKENGGPASGGSNYSNTNPSLEKRVQDTIKENGTTLSNNAVTASGSGLDPDITVTNAKQQVNRIAKERHIPAARINRLIEQNKQSSPLTEDYVNVLEMNLSLDKL comes from the coding sequence ATGCAAACCATCAGAAAAAGTTTTGGACTGCTACTCATCATGTTCGTGCTTTGTGGCTTAATCTTTCCCCTTGCAGTCACAGCTGCCGGACAAATCCTATTTCATGACCAAGCAAACGGCAGTTTATTAAAAGTCGGCGACAAAGTGGTTGGCTCAAAACAAATTGGACAACAATGGACCGATCCAAAATACTTCCATGGCCGTATCAGTGCGGTGAACTATAATATGAATGCCGAAGAAATAAAAGAGAACGGCGGGCCGGCCTCAGGTGGCTCTAATTACAGCAATACAAATCCTAGCTTAGAAAAACGCGTTCAAGACACAATCAAAGAAAACGGGACAACACTTTCGAATAATGCAGTCACTGCATCAGGCTCAGGACTAGATCCAGACATCACCGTCACCAATGCCAAACAACAAGTGAACAGAATTGCGAAAGAAAGACATATCCCCGCTGCACGAATTAACCGACTCATTGAACAAAATAAACAGTCTTCACCGCTGACAGAAGACTATGTGAACGTACTAGAAATGAACTTAAGTTTAGACAAACTTTAA
- a CDS encoding exotoxin, translating to MNGKFKKFLVIALLLLFSGVFQSVLTGSNVIKAESQPDPTPTQLNKSSQFTGLMQNMQYLYDSHYVQGTNVRSYDQLFSSDLIYSIQDTVLGNYDRVKVEFKNKTLADKYKNKNVDVFGSNYYRDCYFSENSKKDSNRPNRGSGKTCMYGGITEREGNLTDSPINIPVKVYEDNWYNLYFNIDTNKKRVTAQELDIKVRDFLIKYENLYGFNSSPYETGYIKFIGNNKNSFWYDMMPPPGDDLDQSRYLMIYNDNKTVDASKVTIEVHLTKK from the coding sequence ATGAATGGAAAGTTTAAAAAATTTTTAGTCATTGCACTATTGTTACTGTTTAGTGGCGTATTCCAGAGTGTACTAACAGGTTCTAATGTGATAAAAGCAGAAAGTCAACCAGACCCTACTCCAACACAATTAAATAAGTCTAGTCAATTTACTGGGCTCATGCAGAACATGCAATATTTATATGATAGTCATTATGTTCAGGGCACTAATGTTAGATCATACGATCAACTTTTCTCTTCAGATCTTATTTATTCCATCCAAGACACTGTATTAGGGAATTACGATAGGGTTAAAGTAGAATTTAAGAATAAGACGTTGGCTGATAAATATAAGAATAAAAACGTAGATGTTTTTGGAAGCAATTATTATAGAGATTGCTATTTTTCTGAGAATAGTAAAAAAGATAGTAATCGTCCAAACCGTGGTTCGGGAAAAACATGTATGTACGGAGGGATAACAGAACGAGAAGGTAATCTGACAGATAGTCCCATAAATATTCCAGTAAAAGTTTATGAAGATAATTGGTATAATTTATATTTTAATATAGATACGAATAAAAAAAGAGTAACAGCACAAGAACTTGATATAAAAGTAAGAGATTTTTTAATAAAATATGAAAATCTATATGGTTTTAATAGTTCTCCATATGAAACAGGATATATTAAATTTATAGGAAACAATAAAAATTCTTTTTGGTATGATATGATGCCTCCTCCAGGTGATGATTTAGATCAATCGAGATATTTAATGATATATAATGATAATAAGACAGTGGACGCATCAAAAGTCACTATAGAAGTTCACCTTACTAAAAAGTAA
- the istA gene encoding IS21 family transposase yields MKGIKPNYAELGRQYNCDPRTVKKYYEAGKENELERLKKRQQTKKASKLDLFKEIIDEKIELGCTAMAIFKYIEKKGYEGKYTILREYCKNKKQNETKKATIRVETNPGIAAQVDWKEDMMMHDKFGRTSQFNIFLYVLHYSKMKYITLTWDRKQDTLFECLKEAFEYTEGVPKEIWFDNMRTVVDRPRTQYKKVVFNNIFYQFSKDANFEPIACRPYRPQTKGSVESLAKFVEQRLRPYDYEFYDAVELIGLVNDLCHELNHLEISQATEQRPIDVFNFEEKEHLNSFNAKLLDTYIEDECIRIVSKESMINFRKCKYSVPTKYIGEEVQVKFNNSTDELLIYFDGELIRRHNLSERKFNYIVEDMSEILKSDVFKHKDDEEILTYIENSLLLYDEI; encoded by the coding sequence ATGAAAGGTATTAAACCAAATTATGCGGAGCTTGGTCGACAATATAATTGTGATCCAAGAACAGTTAAAAAATATTATGAAGCAGGAAAAGAAAATGAATTAGAACGATTGAAGAAAAGACAACAAACTAAGAAAGCATCAAAACTAGATCTATTCAAAGAAATTATTGATGAAAAAATTGAATTAGGATGTACTGCTATGGCTATTTTTAAATACATAGAGAAAAAAGGATATGAAGGCAAATATACTATTTTACGAGAATACTGTAAAAATAAAAAACAAAATGAGACTAAAAAAGCAACTATACGAGTAGAAACAAATCCCGGTATAGCTGCTCAAGTAGACTGGAAAGAAGATATGATGATGCATGATAAGTTTGGCAGAACTTCCCAATTCAACATCTTTCTTTACGTTCTACACTATTCAAAAATGAAGTATATCACATTAACTTGGGATAGAAAACAAGATACCTTATTTGAATGTCTAAAAGAAGCTTTTGAATACACCGAAGGCGTTCCAAAAGAAATCTGGTTCGATAATATGAGAACTGTAGTTGATCGACCAAGAACACAATATAAAAAAGTCGTTTTTAATAATATATTTTATCAATTTAGTAAGGATGCCAACTTTGAACCTATTGCTTGTAGACCCTATCGTCCTCAAACAAAAGGGTCTGTTGAATCATTAGCTAAATTTGTTGAACAACGTTTAAGACCATACGATTATGAATTTTATGATGCTGTCGAACTTATTGGGTTAGTAAATGATTTATGTCATGAATTGAATCACTTAGAAATTTCACAAGCAACAGAACAACGACCTATAGACGTTTTCAATTTTGAAGAAAAAGAACATTTAAATTCTTTTAATGCAAAGTTACTAGATACTTACATCGAAGATGAATGTATAAGAATCGTTTCTAAAGAATCGATGATTAACTTTAGAAAATGTAAATACTCGGTACCTACTAAATACATTGGTGAAGAAGTACAAGTTAAATTCAATAACTCTACTGATGAATTGCTGATTTATTTTGATGGCGAGTTAATAAGAAGGCATAATCTATCCGAAAGAAAATTTAATTATATCGTTGAAGATATGAGTGAAATATTAAAATCAGATGTATTTAAACATAAGGATGATGAAGAAATTCTTACATATATAGAAAATTCATTATTACTGTATGACGAAATTTAG